TCCCTCTTTAGATGTTTACGTGCTTCATCTATATCTTTTGAGCTGCCAatgatatttaaatcatcaacatacaTGAATATAATACAAAATCCCATTCAAGATTTCTTAATAAAAACACATgggcaatcatcattgttagagtatcctttctttagaaggaatttcctcagtcggttgtaccacattcgtcccgactgcttcaagccatataatgacttttgtaGTTTTACATAATACATGTTGCGATTTGCGTTTGAATTCGGAATTTGGATTCCATCGGGAACCTTCATGTATATGTCCGAATCAAGTGACTCATATAGATATGCTGTCACCACATCCATCAACTgcatagatagatgattttgaaCTGCCAATGATATTAAGAATCGGAAAGTAATTTCACTCATTACTGGAGAATAGGTTTCATTGTAATCAATGTCGGGTGTCTGCGTGAACCCTTGTGCTACTAGCCTCACTTTATATCTCACCACCTCATTGTTCTCATTCCGTTTCCGGATGAAAATCCATTTAAAGCCTACAGGAAAAACTTTGGAAGGTATAGGTATTACAGATGTGAATACCCCTCTTCTAGTGAGTGAAGCTATCTCAGCTtgaattgcttctttccattgagcccaGCCCGAGCGTTTtttgcactctgccatggtcttggGATCTGGATCATTTAGAAAGATTTCTACAATTGCTGCGGAGAAGTATATGTCGACAATAGTAGTCTTACGATCGTATGATTCTCTAGAATCTATGTAATTGATGGAAATTTCTTTCACCTCGTTATTTGACTCAACATTTTCTAAAACTATGGAGTCAGGGTGTTCTGATATCCTAGGATCAGAATTTGGATGCACCGTTGATCCGGGTTGTGGATTTGATCCTGATGTTGGATTTTTATCCATTATTGGGTGTTtaccaacttgaggttggcttggatttactgatttggaAGATTTAGCCCTCGATATCCTCGGACGCTTACTTGtagcattatccttaggagcggctgtacttctccccctcttctttggaagtgggagttgaatggtttttatTGGTACCTCCACTCTTTCGGGCGCATTGCGAGCAGGATAAGAGGATTTAGTGACACCCTTATAATCAGTAAATGCTTTTGGCAGGTTATTTGCAATATGTTGCAAGTTTATGATTTTCTGAACTTGTTGTTCAGTCTCTAGAGTACGTGGATCTGAGGGGGGAATGCCTTGGGCATTCCGGATGATTTCCTAGTATTCATTTTGGTACTTGAAGTCTCCCACTAATGCCCGGAAATGGTCCTAATTAAATATGCAGTCAGCGTATCGGGCCATGAATAAGTCCCCTATAAGATGCTCGAGGTAGTTAATAATTGATGGAGATTGATATCCTACATAGATACCAAGTTTCCTATGTGGACCCATAGAAGTACGCTTAGGCAGTGAGATCGGTACATATACAATGCAACCGAATTTTCGCAGATGGGAAATATTTGGTATATTCCCACGTACTAATTGCAATGGGGAGACAACGTGATATGCAGTTGGTCGCAATCGAATTAAGTCAGCAGCGTGTAAGACTGCATGACCCCAACATGAAGTTGGTAGGTTGCAATTTTGTAATAACGGTCTTGCAATGAGTTTAATTCTCTTAATAAGAGATTCTGCTAAACCATTTTGTGTATGGACATATGTGACAGAGTGCTGAACTTGAATTCCCAAAGCCATATAATAATCGTTGAAAGCCTTTAAGGAAAATTCAGCAGCATTGTCCATTTGAATTGATTGAATTTAATGTTCAGGATGATGTGCTCTAAGTCTAATAACTTGAGCAATAATTTTTGCAAAAGCATGGTTACGTGTGGACAAAAGACACATATGAGACCATCGAGtagatgcatctattagaaccatgAAGTACCTGAACGGTCCAGACGTTAGTTGTATGGGACCACAAATATCTCCTTGAATGCGTTCAAGAAATTTTAGTGGCTCATTTTGGATCTTAACGGGCGATGGCCGTGCGATCAATTTTCCTATAGCGCATGAAGTGCACATAAAATCTGAAGATTTTGAGAATTTAGCAGTATTTAACTCATGACCTTTAGAATTGCTGATAATTTTTCGCATCATCCCATACCAGGATGGCCAAGGCATTCATGCCAAATTTTGAATGTGTCAACATTCTGAAAAATTACCTTGTATGCAACATGCGGTACGGGTTTAATGTATGTGTAGTACAATCCGGACGGAAAAGAGAGAATTTTCTCAACAATTCGTTTGCCATATCTATTATTTTTAGTAATGAGAAGAATttcctcattattgtcatcacGGGTTTCTATATGAAAACCATTTTGACGGATATCTCTATAACTTAACAAGGTACGCTTTGAATCgggatacaataatgcatcttcAGTTGTAATTTGGGTACCCATGGGGAGTACAATAGTGGCACGACCAGAGCCAACTTTCGTAGCATCGCGCCCGATGATTGTCAAAATACTTCCTTGTCTTTTTTTGTAAGAGTTTGGAAATACTTTGTTTCTCTAAGCATAGAATTAGTGGTACCACTGTCCACTAGGCATAATTCCTCCTCCATCAGATTGACCCCTGTAGAAACGATGAGGGTTCAGAGGCATGTGCCTCTGTCGTCATCGTTCTCTTTCTCTTGTCCAGTAGGAcagtgctgataacgtgttaaaCAGTGAATGTAATGAACAAGATTTGGGAACAACCACTTTTCATTGATCTGTAAAGGGGATTATATACATTTAAGGGGGTGTCTCCAAAAGACAACCGTTCACCAAAGGACAGACCCTTGGTGACAGGATTAACTACTATGCTAACCCTAATTCAAACTGTACATCTAATTGGATGAGATCACCCATGAACAGGTGTCTGTTGATGGGCACCGTTTCATAACAGCCTTGCCACCGGCATCAATCACCGGTTGCTGGTCTGCTACCAGCAGCTAGCCGGCATCCATGGAAAGACTCTACATACAAGAACTTGGACTTTTCCAGCGTGGGAAAAGAACAAGGAAAAATAAACTTCCAAGTGTAGTGCTCCGCGATTGCAATACAGTTTCAGAACAACGCATACCTTTCAAGTTCAGAATCAACATTTTATAGGCAAAGCAAAGTTGAACAATACATATATCTCCTCAAATTACAACTTTGTTTCGCCTGGTTCAGCTTAAGTACATGCTTATAAGATTACATGTTCCACTTAGATTAGAACAAAAAAGCTCAGGATCAGCTATGCCACTGCCACTAACACTTCTTGCAGGCCTCCACTCTTGTTCATGATCTATCTTGACTATCTGTACTGCTCAGGGAGCCGATAGCCTGTCATGACTATCTTATCTGCAAACATCTTGCCAGTCTTTGGCATAATGTGCCAGTGCATTGTCAAGTTGAATTCCTTGCCCTTTAGATTGCTTCCCTGTAATGAGATAAAAAGAAATAATTAATCAAAATCTCCGAAGAATCGTGTGTCGCAGTACATAATAACTTTGTCGTAGTTGCAAAGTACAGCCACGTGCACATTGATCGAAGTAATGAACATAACGTAGACCATTACAGACCTATCCTAACACAAATAAAGGATACTGATATCAACCAAAATAATGGATGCTCAGTCCACTAGTAAGGGTCAACCTGTACTTATATAGCTACCCAAAATTAATGTCAAGAATGAACGACCACATGGAAATGGGTGTGGGTCTGGACGCAATACTGTTCTACCAGAATTTACGTAGATTTGGGATTTCTATTGAGTAGTCTGAAAGCCATGTAAAAACATAAAACTGTTTGCATGGTTCGGCATCATGACCAATTATAAGTAGGTCCCTAGCTCAAAATACATATACAGAAAAGGGAAAAGATCCTTATTCATAAAAATTTCAGAATAATCGTACTGAAGTACATCAGCCCCAATGACAGAATTTTAATTAGCATTCAATCTATGTAATGTGCTTGCCTGGTCAATAAATCTGTACTTGTTTGTGGTATGGATCAAAAACTTGGCATGCTCCTTTGCAGGTATAATACCATCCCAAAGGGAAACCTGTCACATAATCCAAATACACTTACAATATAGTTATAAGAGAAAATCTGAAATATAACAGAACCTCAGAAAGCAACAAAAATCATTCAATAGGGCAACGAACATCACACTGGACTACTGGTACAGATATCCATACAATCATTAAAAAATCTTGACCCAAGGGGATAGACATTTCAAAGGCATTACACTTAGGTCAAGAAAAGGCCCTGAAAGTCAGCTACTATCTGCAAGCTAAAGCTTTAGCTACCATGCCAGGAACACAGGGAACACACAACGAGGGGCCTCTTTTTGTGAGAACCAGAGTTACCACCGTGCTATGACCACATTCTCTCTATTAAGTCATAAGATTGTATCACATAAAAAGATATAGTCTCGAGTTGCTCACCCAAAGTTCAGAAAACCAACAGTAATTATGCAAATGACATATCCATTAAGTCCAAGAGTATATATATCACATAATATATAGAGCATAGTCTCAAGTTACTAGCCAAAAATTTGGAAAACCAGCAGTAATTATGCAAATTATAAAGCTAACATCAAGAACACTGTCTATCATGTTCTAAAATGTTGTTTTCATGTTCCTTCGATCAGATTTATTAGCTAGCTGGCTCTAGAAGCACATGGATTAATTAAGCTAACAGACTTGAGTTTTTCCCTGATATATACTTCAACTGTAGTTCACCTAGATTTACATATACTTGTGAAaaaaatcccatcaacaacacaTGTAAAAGTCTAATGGACTAGGTCAAATTGTGTAGCTTAGAAAGATTTGGCACAACCGCAAAGTAAATTCACTTTCCAAAACCACTATATGTATCTGCCACAATTCCCAACTTATGTTGAAGGACAGACCAAGAAGAAAGCTATATGACATCATTACTGCAACCCTCAAGCAAGTGGCAATTGCATGATATTGCACGACAGTACCAAGCAGAAATTCATGCCCCTATGGACAATTGATGCAGGCTAATTGTAACTGATAATCATATATGAGCCATTATAATAATGGACCAATCACAAGATCACAAGTAATATATTGACTCAAGAATAATAATCAACAAACTTACTTGATTCAAAGCATTCTGTGGAGTCTCATACTCTGCTGCCACAAAAACAAACACCTACAGTCATGCAGCAAAAGTAAAGTTAAGCAGACAGAAGCGAGAACCTTCTAAAGTTTCGCTTGAACAGCACTAATAGATCAGGTGCATTAGAAATTCAGTTGCACAGATGTATTATAATACACTGAAATTTTCTGGTGGCAAATTTCCATTATATTTCTTATAATAGATCATTCTGCAACAACTGAGAACACTATAATATAGTTACCCAAAACTCAGGCCCAAATTCTCATTCGCTCAAAAGACCCAGACAGGAACGAGAGTACTTCCTGTGCTCGAGGATTCCTCTTCAGTTACTTTTCAGTGTTGACCTCGTACATAAAGCTAAAACCATACTTTATAGTGCAGTAAAACTTAGTAATGATGTGGAAACTGGAAACGGTGAAACATGAGGGGAAAGGGTATGAAGTACCAGAAATAGACATTACCTGTTTTGTGTTCCACGTGAAAAGAGATGAAAGGTCTGCTGAAATGTTGAGCGTCATGCTAACCTGAACGAACAAAAGACAGAGTAATTAATCGTTACAAATTCGAGGCACATATCTGACACAAATAATCTGATGCTAGTTATGATTAATTTGCAAACAAAAAAGGATACGGAGATGAGTTACCTCGTCGttgccgttggcctccttctggaaCCAGTTTATATTCAAGATCTGTGTAACCCAAACGATGGGGACCCCGTTAGCATGACACATGAAGATTGTAGAAGCTGATAGACCCGCCCACGCTCCAAGTCACGAATTAAGATAGATACGCAGGCGGAGATCGGACACAAGGCAGACGGGCAGGCTCGACGTGATTGAGAGAGACGGGGTGGAGGCAGGGAAGACGGGTGTGGTACCTTGACGGAGGCGGTGGGCGTCGGGGTGTTGAAGTTGTCGGAGAAGGAGGCGGCGAAGCACATCGCTGCCAGTATGGTGACCCCGAACGTTGCCACCGCGTTGGCGCGGTGCCCAAAGGAGTGCATCCTGTCGCAGCTCCGCTTCCTCCGTTACCACGCCGCAGCAGCAGAGATCGCCGGGCCTCCCCTGCCGCTACTGCTCTTTCCTTCCTCCTgtcgcggcggcgccggcgactTCACTGCAGTTTCCTCTCAGTCGTCGTTTTCTGGGGAAGCGCTTACGGAAGAGAGAGAAGTTAGCCCATGTTACCATGTAGATCCACATTGACGGGCTGGGACCCGCCCGTCGGTGACAGCCGCGAGTCTGACATGGCACGCGCTGATTGGTCGACGCACGTCACGGAGGAGGAGCTCAGCCAGTCAAGAGTCAGGGTGCACGTGGGCCAACAAATGGACCTACTCCGGCCCATTCGTACGAGTCGACCCAGGAGGCTTACAAAAGCTCCCACTTGGCAATGGGAGGCCCGGCCTGGCCCGGTGGCGAAAGAGAGTGAACGCGACGCAGCCGAGGCGGGAAACCCTAACCTAATCCTCGGGAGGCGGCAGCGGTTTAGCGCGCGTTtaacttttattttaattttaatttaatCAGGTCAGGCCATGAGCCCATGACGCTGACGGCTGACGCAGGACGGCCCCGTTCGGGCATGTCACAATCGGCGGTCCGGCGCCAACCACCGTCCACCGTTGTTGCTTCCACACCACAACCACACGCACCGCAACACCCAGCGCATCGGCCGGCTGGCGGCGCCCGCGTCTTGGCTGTCACCACACGCGCCCGCCGACGCCGACCAGGTCCCGTATACCCGCAGCGGCGTAGCCGTTCCCGCAAACCaaccacacacgctaatcaaaaGATTAGTGGAGCACTGCCCGATCCTTCCTTTCTCGTTCTTTAGCACCTGCTCCACGAGACCACACCAGCGGAAAGAAAAGGATTAGTAGACCAGAAGCTTAAGCTACAGAAAGATTGCTGTCTTGCTGTTCATTTCCCTTGCTTGAGCCGTTAAGCGTGCTTGCAGTTTGTTCGTTTATTCCGTTCCACGCATCCCAACAATTCGTCAATCCCCAGCCGCACGCACGAAAGAGGGAGATTCCCTGCTCCGACCGTGTCCTCGCTGCCTTGTTGGTTTCCGTTCTGTCCTTCGCTTGCTTTGACTTGGGGCAGTTGGGTTTCCTCCCCCTCCCCTTCCTCCAGTCTTGCTGGAGATTTGGTCGCTTCTTGGTTTTTGAGACGAGCGGCGCTCTCGAATTCTTGCTTTCAGTTGGTCTGTTTGCGGTTTAGCAGGAGAAAGGTGAGATTTCTGTCTAATTCCACCTTGCTTCCGTTGAATTTGGGAGTTCCTTGAGGATTCGAGGCGGCGTTTGGTGATTGCGAGAGGAGGGTAAAGCAGCAACCTTTTGGTTGTAGATTTGTTGCCGGAGATGGGCAAGCTGTCGCTGAAGAAGAAGAGGGCCTCCGGCGGCGGGGGCAAGCCGGCGTCGCTGGAGCGGTCCGGCTCCAAGGTCCTCGACGGCGACGAGACCCTCTTCACGGACATGGCGCAGGAGCACAAGGAGGAGGGCAACAAGCTCTTCCAGCGCCGGGACTACGACCGCGCGCTGCTCAACTACGACAAGGCCATCAAGCTGCTGCCCCGGGCGCACCCCGACGTTGCCTACCTCCACAGCAACATCGCCGCCTGCTACATGCAGATGAGCCCGCCCGACTACTACCGCGCCATCAACGAGTGCAACGTCGCGCTCGAGACGTCGCCCAAGTACACCAAGGCGCTGCTCAAGCGGGCGCGCTGCTTCGAGGCGCTGGGCAGGCTCGACCTCGCCTGCAGGGACGTCAACAAGGTGCTGGCTTTGGAACCCAACAACCTCACTGCGCTGGATGTAGCCGACAGGGTGAAGAAGGCCATGGAGGACAAGGGGATTGTGTTGGACGACAAGGAGATCATGCCCACGCCGGAGGAGGTGGTGGCCGCTGCGCCCAAGCAGAAGCCGCGCAAGAAAAGGGGAGGACGGAAGTTTGCTGCCAaggctgcggctgctgctgtggAGGAGGTCGAGGAACAGAAGATTGCGGAAGCTGTCAAAGAGGAGGAAGTGGAGGAGCAGCCAAGGCAGGTGAAACTTGTGTTTGGGGAGGACATAAGGTGGGCTCAGGTGCCGGCGAGCTGCAGCATGGCACAGCTGCGCGAGGCCGTCCGGAGCAAGTTTCCTGGGCTCAAGGCTGTTCTTGTCAAGTACAAGGACAAGGAGGGTGATCTTGTGACAATCACCAACCAGGATGAGCTGAAATGGGCTGAGGACTTGGCTGAGGCTGGGAGCGCACTTCGGCTGTATGTTACTGAGGCCAATCCAGAGCATGAACCTTatgttgatgacaccaatagTGGGCCATTGGAGAGAAATGTAAACAGCGCTTCGGATAATGGGAGTATCAGAAGCAATCGGCAGGATGAGGACAGGAGCACGGTGACTTGTATTGATGATTGGATTGTGCAATTCGCTCGGCTTTTCAAGAACCATGTTGGGATTAGCTCTGATGAGTACCTGGACCTCCATGAGGTTAGTATGAAGCTCTACACTGAGGCAATCGAGGACACTATTACTACTGAAGAAGCCCAGGAGGTGTTTAATCTTGCTGAGGGAAACTTCCAGGAGATGGCAGCACTTGCATTTTTCCACTGGGGTAATGTTCACATGTCCCGGGCCAGGAAGAGGTTGCTGCTATCAGGAGACTCCCCAAGAGAATTGGTGCTTGAGCAGGTGAAGGAAGCATATGAATGGGCAAGGGACGAATACAATAAGGctggaaagagatatgaagatGCCGTGAAGGCCAAGCCAAACTTTTTTGAAGGTTTCCTTGCACTTGCTCATCAGCAGTTTGAACAAGCAAAACTGTCATGGTACTATGCAATTGGTAGTAACGCAGATTTGGACAGCTGTTCTTCCGAAATCCTGGAGCTCTTCAATAAAGCCGAGGATAACATTGAGAAGGGTATAGAGATGTGGGAGTTAATGGAAGAACAGCGTCTGAAGAATCGATCTAAACCTAGCCAGGAGAATGTTGTGCTAGAGAAGATGGGCTTCGAGGAGTATATCAAGGATGTATCCACTGATGATGCGGCTGAACAGGCTTCCAATTTAAGGTCTCAGATAAACATTTTATGGGGTATGCTCCTTTATGAGCGTTCAGTTGTGGAA
Above is a genomic segment from Miscanthus floridulus cultivar M001 chromosome 3, ASM1932011v1, whole genome shotgun sequence containing:
- the LOC136542259 gene encoding signal peptidase complex subunit 3B-like — translated: MHSFGHRANAVATFGVTILAAMCFAASFSDNFNTPTPTASVKILNINWFQKEANGNDEVSMTLNISADLSSLFTWNTKQVFVFVAAEYETPQNALNQVSLWDGIIPAKEHAKFLIHTTNKYRFIDQGSNLKGKEFNLTMHWHIMPKTGKMFADKIVMTGYRLPEQYR
- the LOC136542258 gene encoding protein PHOX1-like — encoded protein: MGKLSLKKKRASGGGGKPASLERSGSKVLDGDETLFTDMAQEHKEEGNKLFQRRDYDRALLNYDKAIKLLPRAHPDVAYLHSNIAACYMQMSPPDYYRAINECNVALETSPKYTKALLKRARCFEALGRLDLACRDVNKVLALEPNNLTALDVADRVKKAMEDKGIVLDDKEIMPTPEEVVAAAPKQKPRKKRGGRKFAAKAAAAAVEEVEEQKIAEAVKEEEVEEQPRQVKLVFGEDIRWAQVPASCSMAQLREAVRSKFPGLKAVLVKYKDKEGDLVTITNQDELKWAEDLAEAGSALRLYVTEANPEHEPYVDDTNSGPLERNVNSASDNGSIRSNRQDEDRSTVTCIDDWIVQFARLFKNHVGISSDEYLDLHEVSMKLYTEAIEDTITTEEAQEVFNLAEGNFQEMAALAFFHWGNVHMSRARKRLLLSGDSPRELVLEQVKEAYEWARDEYNKAGKRYEDAVKAKPNFFEGFLALAHQQFEQAKLSWYYAIGSNADLDSCSSEILELFNKAEDNIEKGIEMWELMEEQRLKNRSKPSQENVVLEKMGFEEYIKDVSTDDAAEQASNLRSQINILWGMLLYERSVVEFKLGLPMWEDCLMAAIEKFKLGGASATDIAVLVKNHCANETAQDGLGFKIDEIVQAWNEMYDIKRWLRGVPSFRLEPLFRRRVPQLHTALEHI